A stretch of Vulpes vulpes isolate BD-2025 chromosome 4, VulVul3, whole genome shotgun sequence DNA encodes these proteins:
- the LOC140598722 gene encoding rho GTPase-activating protein 20-like, translating into MTEEEKINAAQRLLAQLPNVNVVVLRYLFGVLRNIEQESSPNQISAYDLSVCIAPSILCPPNCGSLELEENFIKKASLIQFLYENCLKILGEDITSLMGDNSKSCHYNEKAAGTVDNLISFRETQTARLPGVMADT; encoded by the exons ATGaccgaggaggagaaaataaatgcagcccagag gcttctagctcagctgccaaatgtgaatgttgttgtcttgcgataccttttcggagtgctacgcaacattgagcaagaatcctcacccaaccagatatcagcttatgatttatcagtgtgtatagccccaagcattctttgtccacctaattgtggcagcttggaattggaagagaacttcataaaaaag gcttctctgatacaatttttgtatgaaaattgtctgaagatattgggtgaagacatcacttctctcatgggagataattcaaagagttgtcattacaatgagaaggctgcaggtactgtggataatttaataagctttagggagacacagacagcaaggttgccaggggtcatggcagatacttaa